Proteins encoded by one window of Salarias fasciatus chromosome 1, fSalaFa1.1, whole genome shotgun sequence:
- the slc7a9 gene encoding b(0,+)-type amino acid transporter 1, which produces MSQPTEKNAKSLRNRTKGQNDPTGDSHNKDKTKDQPKATVLQRDIGLISGICLIVGTMIGSGIFISPKSVLLYTGAVGPCLLVWAACGVLSTVGALCYAELGTMITKSGGEYAYLSEAFHPVVAYLFSWTTVIVLKPSSFAIITMSLAEYASVPFYSGCTPPLVVTKCLAAAAMLLIVTFNCLSVRLASYVQNFFTAAKLLIIAVIVVSGIVLLAQGNTDNLTNAFDSPSLSFGSVGLAFYNGLWAYDGWNQLNFITEELKNPSRNLPLAIIIGIPLVSVCYVMINLAYFSVLTPNELLVSQAVAVSYGDKVLYPVAWIVPLFVAFSTFGAANGSCFTAGRLAYVAGRQGHTVEILSYISLKHFTPAPALIFNTMLALIYIIPADINTLINYFSFAQWAFYGLTALALIVMRFTRKDLHRPLKVPIILPIIMVVMSCYLVVAPIIDKPEMEYLYCALFILSGLLLYYPFVHLKVRWANKIIEPITVHLQLLLQVIPPEYDKLEETSDASSTQL; this is translated from the exons gTCCCAGCCGACAGAAAAAAATGCCAAAAGTCTTAGGAACAGGACCAAGGGGCAGAATGACCCTACTGGTGACAGTCACAACAAGGACAAGACCAAAGACCAGCCCAAAGCCACCGTGCTTCAGCGAGAT ATTGGTCTTATAAGTGGCATCTGTTTGATCGTGGGAACCATGATTGGATCAGGCATCTTCATTTCTCCAAAGTCTGTTCTGTTGTACACTGGCGCAGTGGGACCCTGCCTCCTGGTCTGGGCTGCTTGTGGCGTCTTGTCCACAGTGG GAGCACTGTGCTACGCTGAACTGGGCACAATGATCACCAAATCAGGCGGGGAGTACGCCTACCTATCGGAGGCTTTCCACCCGGTCGTTGCCTACCTTTTCAGCTGGACCACCGTCATAGTGCTGAAACCCTCCAGCTTTGCTATCATCACAATGAGCCTGGCGGAATACGCCTCTGTGCCTTTCTACTCTGGCTGCACACCACCTCTTGTTGTGACCAAATGCCTGGCGGCTGCTGCAATGT TGCTGATTGTCACTTTCAACTGCCTGAGTGTCAGACTGGCGAGCTACGTCCAGAACTTCTTCACTGCGGCCAAACTTCTCATCATTGCTGTCATTGTGGTATCGGGCATTGTCCTTTTGGCGCAAG GAAATACAGACAATTTGACCAATGCCTTTGATAGCCCATCATTGTCTTTCGGATCTGTTGGACTTGCATTTTACAACGGGCTTTGGGCCTATGACGGATG GAATCAGCTAAATTTTATTACAGAGGAGCTGAAAAACCCATCCag AAATTTGCCACTGGCCATCATCATCGGGATCCCTCTGGTTTCTGTGTGTTATGTGATGATCAACTTGGCTTACTTCAGTGTTTTGACCCCCAATGAACTGCTGGTTTCTCAAGCTGTTGCTGTG AGTTACGGCGACAAAGTCCTTTACCCTGTGGCTTGGATTGTTCCTCTCTTTGTTGCGTTCTCAACATTTGGTGCTGCTAATGGCAGTTGCTTCACAGCTGGCAg ACTGGCCTATGTAGCTGGAAGACAAGGTCACACGGTGGAAATCTTATCTTATATTAGTCTGAAGCACTTCACTCCTGCCCCTGCTCTCATTTTCAAC aCGATGTTGGCTCTCATCTACATCATCCCAGCAGACATCAACACCCTCATTAACTACTTCAGCTTTGCCCAGTGGGCCTTTTATGGTCTGACCGCATTAGCTCTCATCGTCATGCGTTTCACCAGGAAGGACCTCCATCGACCGTTAAAG GTGCCAATTATTTTACCAATCATAATGGTGGTGATGTCTTGCTACCTCGTTGTGGCTCCAATCATCGATAAGCCAGAGATGGAATATCTCTACTGTGCGCTCTTCATCCTCAGTGGACTCCTGCTTTACTATCCATTTGTCCACTTGAAAGTTAGATGGGCAAACAAAATCATAG AGCCGATCACTGTGCATCTCCAGCTGCTGTTGCAGGTAATTCCTCCTGAGTACGATAAACTGGAAGAGACATCTGATGCATCTTCTACTCAGCTTTAA